A stretch of the Actinoalloteichus fjordicus genome encodes the following:
- the proC gene encoding pyrroline-5-carboxylate reductase: MTKIAVLGAGKIGEALLSGLLSAGRRASDLLFTERHPQRAAELAERYGVRAVDVPAAAEEADVLVVAVKPQDIEPLLDELEPRLAHRGGSDRPRSLVVSLCAGLPTGLFEARLPEGTSVVRVMPNTPMLVGEAMSVISAGRHATDEQLDLVEELLGSVGKVRRAPEGQQDAVTALSGSGPAYFFYLVEAMIDAGILVGIPRAMAAELIVQSAVGAATMLRGAEGHPVMLREAVTSPAGTTIAAIRELEKHGVRAALLDAIEAARDRSVELGRAHEIGSTTDQG, translated from the coding sequence ATGACCAAGATTGCCGTGCTGGGTGCGGGGAAGATCGGTGAGGCGCTGCTGTCCGGTCTGCTGAGCGCAGGCCGCCGCGCCTCGGACCTGCTGTTCACCGAACGTCATCCGCAGCGTGCCGCCGAGCTGGCCGAGCGCTACGGGGTGCGGGCGGTGGACGTGCCCGCCGCAGCCGAAGAGGCCGACGTACTGGTCGTGGCGGTCAAGCCGCAGGACATCGAGCCCCTGCTGGACGAACTCGAACCGCGACTGGCCCACCGCGGCGGCTCCGACCGGCCGCGCAGCCTGGTCGTGTCCCTGTGCGCGGGCCTGCCGACCGGACTGTTCGAGGCGAGGCTGCCCGAGGGGACCTCGGTCGTGCGGGTCATGCCCAACACGCCGATGCTCGTCGGCGAGGCAATGAGCGTGATCTCCGCCGGGCGGCACGCCACCGACGAGCAGCTCGATCTCGTCGAGGAGCTGCTCGGCAGCGTCGGCAAGGTCCGCAGGGCGCCGGAGGGGCAGCAGGACGCGGTGACCGCGCTGTCCGGCTCCGGCCCGGCCTACTTCTTCTACCTCGTCGAGGCGATGATCGACGCGGGCATCCTGGTGGGCATCCCCAGGGCGATGGCCGCCGAGCTGATCGTGCAGTCGGCCGTCGGCGCGGCGACGATGCTGCGCGGCGCCGAGGGCCACCCGGTGATGCTGCGGGAGGCGGTCACCTCGCCTGCGGGCACCACGATCGCGGCGATCCGGGAGCTGGAGAAGCACGGGGTCCGGGCCGCACTGCTCGACGCCATCGAGGCCGCCAGGGATCGGTCCGTCGAGCTCGGGCGAGCCCACGAGATCGGCTCGACGACCGATCAGGGCTGA
- a CDS encoding sugar phosphate isomerase/epimerase family protein: MNTAAGHSATGGPRRRRIPVGLSTASVWPQPVEAAFGIAADLGYDGVELMVWADQVSQDPAAVLRLARSHGVPVLAVHAPCLLITQRVWSADPEERLRRAVSAAGDLGASTVVVHPPFRWQRRYADGFADLVEELYQSSGIAVAVENMFPLRPPNPRRFGSRMQAARLRPMAAPAPLQVSAFRPSPDPTDEGHRHYTLDLSHTAAAHVDAMELAARMGSGLRHIHLADGSGLAKDQHLLPGRGEQPCGLLCEHLAQSDFDGTVVVEVNTRKARTPEDRAAELAEALAFARLHLFRDSLQS; the protein is encoded by the coding sequence GTGAACACGGCGGCCGGGCACTCCGCGACGGGCGGACCGAGGCGACGCCGGATTCCGGTCGGGCTGTCCACCGCATCGGTCTGGCCGCAGCCGGTCGAGGCGGCGTTCGGCATCGCCGCCGACCTCGGCTACGACGGGGTCGAGTTGATGGTCTGGGCCGATCAGGTCAGTCAGGACCCGGCGGCCGTGCTGCGCCTGGCCCGAAGCCACGGCGTGCCGGTGTTGGCGGTGCATGCGCCCTGCCTGCTGATCACCCAGCGGGTGTGGTCGGCCGACCCGGAGGAACGGCTGCGCCGGGCCGTGTCGGCGGCGGGCGACCTGGGGGCGAGCACCGTGGTGGTGCATCCGCCGTTCCGCTGGCAGCGTCGCTACGCCGACGGCTTCGCCGACCTGGTCGAGGAGCTGTATCAGAGCAGCGGCATCGCCGTGGCGGTGGAGAACATGTTCCCGCTGCGCCCGCCGAACCCCCGGCGCTTCGGGTCCAGGATGCAGGCGGCCCGGCTCCGGCCGATGGCCGCGCCCGCGCCGTTGCAGGTGTCGGCCTTCCGGCCGTCGCCGGACCCGACTGACGAGGGACATCGGCACTACACGCTGGATCTCTCGCACACCGCCGCCGCGCACGTCGACGCGATGGAGCTGGCGGCCAGGATGGGTAGTGGACTCCGACACATCCACCTGGCCGACGGCAGCGGACTGGCCAAGGACCAGCACCTCCTGCCGGGTCGAGGCGAGCAGCCCTGCGGCCTGCTCTGCGAACATCTCGCGCAGAGCGACTTCGACGGCACCGTCGTCGTGGAGGTCAACACCAGAAAGGCCCGGACGCCGGAGGATCGGGCGGCCGAGCTGGCCGAGGCCCTGGCCTTCGCGCGGCTGCATCTCTTCCGGGATTCCCTACAGTCCTGA
- a CDS encoding proline dehydrogenase family protein, which produces MNPLRSLILAAAGNDALRRLVATTPVSRDVVRRFVAGETTADAVAVARDLVDSGLTVTLDHLGEDTTDKALAESSVRAYLDVLDRLREEGLASRVEVSVKLSAVGQVLDERLGLDNAARICAAAEQAGTTVTLDMEDHTTTDSTLRVLAELRRTWPSTGGVLQSYLHRTRADAQALAGAGSRVRLCKGAYAEPESVAFPTMHEVDRSYVQCANDLLAGEGYPMFATHDPRLIEIVSEQARLHERAPGSYEFQMLHGVRPDEQLRLSAAGETVRVYLPYGQEWYGYLMRRLAERPANTALFLRALTSRR; this is translated from the coding sequence GTGAACCCGCTGCGCAGTCTGATCCTCGCTGCGGCAGGCAACGATGCCCTACGCCGCCTGGTCGCCACCACTCCCGTCAGCCGTGACGTCGTACGTCGCTTCGTCGCAGGAGAGACGACCGCCGACGCGGTGGCCGTCGCTCGCGACCTCGTCGACTCCGGGCTGACCGTCACCCTCGACCACCTCGGTGAGGACACCACCGACAAGGCGCTGGCCGAGTCTTCCGTTCGGGCCTACCTCGACGTCCTGGACCGGCTTCGGGAGGAGGGACTGGCCTCCCGCGTCGAGGTCAGCGTCAAGCTCTCCGCCGTGGGCCAGGTCCTCGACGAGCGACTGGGTCTCGACAACGCCGCGCGGATCTGCGCGGCTGCCGAACAGGCGGGGACCACGGTCACCCTCGACATGGAGGACCACACCACCACCGACTCCACGCTGCGGGTGCTCGCCGAGCTGCGCCGGACCTGGCCGAGCACCGGCGGGGTGCTCCAGTCCTATCTGCATCGGACCAGGGCCGACGCGCAGGCGTTGGCGGGCGCGGGTTCGCGGGTGCGGCTGTGCAAGGGCGCCTACGCCGAGCCGGAGTCGGTCGCCTTCCCCACCATGCACGAGGTCGATCGCTCCTATGTCCAGTGTGCGAACGACCTCCTCGCGGGCGAGGGCTACCCGATGTTCGCCACGCACGACCCCCGGCTGATCGAGATCGTCTCCGAGCAGGCGCGGCTCCACGAGCGGGCACCCGGCAGCTACGAGTTCCAGATGCTGCACGGCGTCCGTCCCGACGAGCAGCTTCGGCTGTCGGCGGCAGGGGAGACCGTGCGGGTGTACCTGCCGTACGGCCAGGAGTGGTACGGCTACCTGATGCGCCGACTCGCGGAGCGCCCGGCCAACACCGCGCTGTTCCTGCGGGCGTTGACGTCCCGACGCTGA